One stretch of Sander lucioperca isolate FBNREF2018 chromosome 13, SLUC_FBN_1.2, whole genome shotgun sequence DNA includes these proteins:
- the tbc1d8b gene encoding TBC1 domain family member 8B isoform X1 gives MWLQPDEILLKNAFKLWVTEEDNEYFVLQRRRGYGEGGGGLTGLLVGTLDTVLDSTSKVAPYRILHHTPDSQVYWTIACGVTKEEIVQHWDWLQQNIMRTLSVFDSSEDITSFVQGKIRGLIAEEGKSSLVLEEDPEKFREALLRFEKWFELPPKEKLVTYYSCSYWRGKVPCQGWLYLSTNFLCFYSYLLGAEVKLIISWDEIWRLEKTSNVILTESIHVLAHGEDHYFSMLMHLNETFVIMEQLADYSIKRLFDKEAFQREPALSDPMQITKRGLEAHAKSEQFRTFFRLPKEENLLEVHESFLWVPFSHFNTLGKICLSENYLCFASQDGSQCHVIIPMREVINVEKSDSSSRALTVCVRGKKALRFAEVRDYQRLANTIRSKCGISASPQHSASSEAIRGTCQSLINHFEDNPEDVTLMVGQKDSSKAVSTEALMTVFHPQDVENLDPKMLKEKMKEQSWNIHFSEYGRGTSMFFTRKTRDLIVRGVPEALRGELWMLFSGAVNDMATHPGYYTDLVEQSLGTSTLATDEIERDLHRSLPEHPAFQSDTGISALRRVLTAYAYRNPKIGYCQAMNILTSVLLLYAKEEEAFWLLVAVCERMLPDYFNRRIIGALVDQAVFEDLIRENLPQLVEHMTDLSFFSSVSLSWFLTLFISVLPIESAVNVVDCFFYDGIKAILQLGLAVLDYNMEALISCHDDAEAVTILNKFFDSVTNKDSPLPPTVQQASMSNNDKASHFNVDISELIKEAYEKYGNIRSEEVESSRKRNKLHVIQTLEDTTKQNVIRVVTQEVRFSASHLDRLYNLFKRQHFLCCYWTMKSPALLHHDPSLAYLEQYQLGFQQFSMLFSLLEPWAFCNPKSTLSLWIFRLIDENQDGLVNFKEFCCALDTLYSGSFTNKLKFLFKLHLPPAFTGSPLHIKEQRIQHFTPVPEDSSHLTRLAAFDLPEDGVIRKSPERGRGKVDLQAYLKQWQNEILKKEETIKDLPRINQTQFIQFSKTLYNIFHGDPEEESLYQAVAHVTSLLLRMEEVGRRLHESSSPPESTKPANTAAAESSTQEASTTPENSDTSSSFNSQDAGPDLTELDWSFSFEQVLASLLNEPTIVRFFERPVDIQTKLGQARVAQLKLKANK, from the exons GCCTCCTTGTGGGAACTCTGGATACTGTGTTGGACTCCACATCCAAAGTTGCTCCCTACCGCATTCTACACCACACACCAGACTCACAAGTGTATTGGACCATAGCATGTG GTGTCACCAAAGAGGAGATTGTTCAGCACTGGGATTGGCTGCAGCAGAACATCATGAGGACACTCTCTGTTTTTGACTCCAGCGAAGACATTACCAGCTTTGTACAGGGCAAGATTAGA GGTCTTATCGCTGAGGAAGGGAAATCATCCCTGGTGCTGGAGGAAGATCCGGAGAAGTTCCGAGAAGCACTTTTGAGGTTTGAGAAGTGGTTTGAGCTGCCACCGAAGGAAAAACTGGTCACATATTACTCATGCAGCTACTGGAGAGGCAAAGTGCCCTGCCAAGGCTGGCTGTACCTCAGCACAAACTTCCTCTGCTTCTATTCATACCTGCTGGGAGCTGAGG TGAAACTGATCATCTCCTGGGATGAGATCTGGAGGCTGGAGAAAACCTCTAACGTTATCCTGACTGAGAGCATCCATGTCTTGGCTCATGGGGAGGATCACTACTTCTCCATGCTGATGCACCTTAATGAAACATTTGTTATCATGGAACAGCTGGCTGACTACTCCATCAAGCGCCTTTTTGATAAAGAGGCCTTCCAGAGAGAGCCAGCGCTCTCCGACCCCATGCAAATTACCAAGAG AGGCCTCGAAGCGCATGCAAAGAGTGAGCAGTTCCGGACGTTTTTCAGGCTTCCCAAAGAGGAGAACCTGTTAGAGGTGCATGAGAGCTTCCTGTGGGTGCCCTTCAGCCATTTTAACACACTTGGCAAGATCTGTCTGTCTGAGAACTACCTGTGTTTCGCCAGCCAAGATGGAAGCCAGTGCCATGTCATCATTCCAATGAGAGAG GTTATTAATGTTGAGAAGTCCGACTCCAGCAGCAGGGCTTTAacggtgtgtgtgcgtggcaAGAAGGCGCTGCGTTTCGCCGAGGTGCGGGACTACCAGCGTCTTGCCAACACGATCCGTAGCAAGTGTGGGATTAGTGCCAGCCCTCAGCACTCTGCATCATCAGAG GCCATACGAGGCACATGCCAGTCCCTCATCAATCACTTCGAGGACAACCCAGAGGACGTAACACTGATGGTAGgacagaaagacagcagcaaggCTGTAAGCACCGAGGctctcatgactgttttccaccCCCAGGATGTTGAAAACCTTGACCCCAAAATG CTTAAAGAAAAGATGAAGGAACAGTCTTGGAACATCCATTTTTCTGAATATGGACGTGGCACGAGTATGTTCTTCACCAGGAAGACACGAGACCTGATTGTTCGTGGTGTTCCTGAGGCCTTGAGAGGAGAGCTGTGGATGCTTTTTTCAG GAGCTGTGAACGACATGGCCACTCATCCTGGCTATTACACTGATCTGGTTGAACAGTCTCTGGGCACGAGCACTTTGGCGACAGATGAGATCGAGAGAGACTTACACCGCTCTCTGCCAGAGCACCCTGCCTTTCAGAGTGACACAGGAATCTCAGCTCTACGCAGAGTCCTCACTGCCTATGCATACAGGAACCCTAAAATTGGCTATTGCCAG GCCATGAACATTCTCACGTCAGTTCTGCTGCTCTACGCGAAAGAAGAGGAGGCTTTCTGGCTCTTAGTGGCTGTCTGTGAGAGGATGCTGCCGGATTACTTTAACCGCCGAATTATTG GTGCTTTGGTTGACCAGGCAGTGTTCGAGGACCTGATTCGAGAAAACCTCCCCCAGCTGGTGGAGCACATGACAGACCTGAGTTTCTTCTCGTCCGTGTCCTTGTCCTGGTTCCTCACTCTCTTCATCAGTGTCCTGCCCATAGAGAGCGCTGTGAACGTGGTGGACTGTTTTTTCTACGACGGCATAAAAGCCATTCTGCAGCTCGGCCTGGCAGTGCTGGACTACAACATGGAGGCTCTGATCAGTTGCCACGACGATGCAGAGGCCGTCACCATCCTCAACAA ATTCTTTGACAGTGTGACAAACAAAGACAGCCCGTTGCCTCCAACAGTGCAGCAAGCTTCAATGAGCAATAACGATAAAGCATCCCACTTTAACGTGGATATCAGTGAACTGATCAAAGAGGCCTACGAG AAATATGGAAATATCCGTTCAGAGGAAGTCGAGAGTTCACGGAAAAGAAACAAACTGCATGTGATCCAGACACTGGAGGATACAACCAAACAAAATGTG ATCCGGGTGGTGACCCAAGAAGTCAGATTCAGTGCCTCACATCTTGACAGGCTTTATAACTTGTTCAAA AGGCAGCATTTCCTCTGCTGCTACTGGACAATGAAGAGTCCAGCTCTGCTCCATCATGACCCCAGCCTGGCCTATTTGGAGCAGTACCAGTTGGGTTTCCAACAGTTCAGCATGCTCTTCTCCCTGCTGGAGCCCTGGGCTTTCTGCAACCCCAAGAGCACCCTCTCCCTCTGGATCTTCCGCCTGATAGATGAGAACCAGGACGGCCTCGTCAACTTTAAAGAGTTCTGCTGTGCCCTTG ATACTTTGTACAGTGGATCGTTCACAAATAAGCTGAAATTCCTCTTCAAGCTGCACCTGCCACCAG CTTTTACAGGTAGTCCTTTGCACATAAAGGAACAAAGAATCCAGCACTTTACTCCAGTGCCTGAAGACTCTTCTCACTTGACTAGACTCGCTG CATTTGATCTACCAGAAGATGGTGTGATAAGGAAAAGCCCTGAAAGAG GTAGAGGAAAAGTGGACCTGCAGGCCTACCTGAAACAATGGCAAAACGAAATACTTAAGAAAGAGGAAACCATCAAGGACCTACCCCGAATTAATCAG ACTCAGTTCATCCAGTTCTCCAAGACCCTGTACAACATTTTTCATGGCGATCCAGAGGAGGAGTCCCTGTACCAAGCCGTGGCCCACGTAACCAGCCTTCTCCTGAGGATGGAAGAGGTGGGACGGAGGCTGCATGAGTCGAGCAGCCCGCCCGAGTCCACAAAACCTGCCAACACTGCTGCTGCGGAGTCTTCAACCCAAGAAGCTTCTACTACCCCAGAGAACTCCGACACCTCCAGCTCCTTCAACAGTCAGGATGCAGGGCCCGACCTCACAGAGCTGGATTGGTCGTTTTCGTTTGAGCAGGTCTTGGCTTCTCTGCTCAACGAGCCGACCATAGTCCGCTTCTTTGAAAGACCTGTCGACATTCAGACTAAACTGGGACAAGCTAGGGTTGCCCAGCTGAAGCTAAAGGCAAATAAGTGA
- the tbc1d8b gene encoding TBC1 domain family member 8B isoform X2, translated as MWLQPDEILLKNAFKLWVTEEDNEYFVLQRRRGYGEGGGGLTGLLVGTLDTVLDSTSKVAPYRILHHTPDSQVYWTIACGVTKEEIVQHWDWLQQNIMRTLSVFDSSEDITSFVQGKIRGLIAEEGKSSLVLEEDPEKFREALLRFEKWFELPPKEKLVTYYSCSYWRGKVPCQGWLYLSTNFLCFYSYLLGAEVKLIISWDEIWRLEKTSNVILTESIHVLAHGEDHYFSMLMHLNETFVIMEQLADYSIKRLFDKEAFQREPALSDPMQITKRGLEAHAKSEQFRTFFRLPKEENLLEVHESFLWVPFSHFNTLGKICLSENYLCFASQDGSQCHVIIPMREVINVEKSDSSSRALTVCVRGKKALRFAEVRDYQRLANTIRSKCGISASPQHSASSEAIRGTCQSLINHFEDNPEDVTLMVGQKDSSKAVSTEALMTVFHPQDVENLDPKMLKEKMKEQSWNIHFSEYGRGTSMFFTRKTRDLIVRGVPEALRGELWMLFSGAVNDMATHPGYYTDLVEQSLGTSTLATDEIERDLHRSLPEHPAFQSDTGISALRRVLTAYAYRNPKIGYCQAMNILTSVLLLYAKEEEAFWLLVAVCERMLPDYFNRRIIGALVDQAVFEDLIRENLPQLVEHMTDLSFFSSVSLSWFLTLFISVLPIESAVNVVDCFFYDGIKAILQLGLAVLDYNMEALISCHDDAEAVTILNKFFDSVTNKDSPLPPTVQQASMSNNDKASHFNVDISELIKEAYEKYGNIRSEEVESSRKRNKLHVIQTLEDTTKQNVIRVVTQEVRFSASHLDRLYNLFKRQHFLCCYWTMKSPALLHHDPSLAYLEQYQLGFQQFSMLFSLLEPWAFCNPKSTLSLWIFRLIDENQDGLVNFKEFCCALDTLYSGSFTNKLKFLFKLHLPPAFDLPEDGVIRKSPERGRGKVDLQAYLKQWQNEILKKEETIKDLPRINQTQFIQFSKTLYNIFHGDPEEESLYQAVAHVTSLLLRMEEVGRRLHESSSPPESTKPANTAAAESSTQEASTTPENSDTSSSFNSQDAGPDLTELDWSFSFEQVLASLLNEPTIVRFFERPVDIQTKLGQARVAQLKLKANK; from the exons GCCTCCTTGTGGGAACTCTGGATACTGTGTTGGACTCCACATCCAAAGTTGCTCCCTACCGCATTCTACACCACACACCAGACTCACAAGTGTATTGGACCATAGCATGTG GTGTCACCAAAGAGGAGATTGTTCAGCACTGGGATTGGCTGCAGCAGAACATCATGAGGACACTCTCTGTTTTTGACTCCAGCGAAGACATTACCAGCTTTGTACAGGGCAAGATTAGA GGTCTTATCGCTGAGGAAGGGAAATCATCCCTGGTGCTGGAGGAAGATCCGGAGAAGTTCCGAGAAGCACTTTTGAGGTTTGAGAAGTGGTTTGAGCTGCCACCGAAGGAAAAACTGGTCACATATTACTCATGCAGCTACTGGAGAGGCAAAGTGCCCTGCCAAGGCTGGCTGTACCTCAGCACAAACTTCCTCTGCTTCTATTCATACCTGCTGGGAGCTGAGG TGAAACTGATCATCTCCTGGGATGAGATCTGGAGGCTGGAGAAAACCTCTAACGTTATCCTGACTGAGAGCATCCATGTCTTGGCTCATGGGGAGGATCACTACTTCTCCATGCTGATGCACCTTAATGAAACATTTGTTATCATGGAACAGCTGGCTGACTACTCCATCAAGCGCCTTTTTGATAAAGAGGCCTTCCAGAGAGAGCCAGCGCTCTCCGACCCCATGCAAATTACCAAGAG AGGCCTCGAAGCGCATGCAAAGAGTGAGCAGTTCCGGACGTTTTTCAGGCTTCCCAAAGAGGAGAACCTGTTAGAGGTGCATGAGAGCTTCCTGTGGGTGCCCTTCAGCCATTTTAACACACTTGGCAAGATCTGTCTGTCTGAGAACTACCTGTGTTTCGCCAGCCAAGATGGAAGCCAGTGCCATGTCATCATTCCAATGAGAGAG GTTATTAATGTTGAGAAGTCCGACTCCAGCAGCAGGGCTTTAacggtgtgtgtgcgtggcaAGAAGGCGCTGCGTTTCGCCGAGGTGCGGGACTACCAGCGTCTTGCCAACACGATCCGTAGCAAGTGTGGGATTAGTGCCAGCCCTCAGCACTCTGCATCATCAGAG GCCATACGAGGCACATGCCAGTCCCTCATCAATCACTTCGAGGACAACCCAGAGGACGTAACACTGATGGTAGgacagaaagacagcagcaaggCTGTAAGCACCGAGGctctcatgactgttttccaccCCCAGGATGTTGAAAACCTTGACCCCAAAATG CTTAAAGAAAAGATGAAGGAACAGTCTTGGAACATCCATTTTTCTGAATATGGACGTGGCACGAGTATGTTCTTCACCAGGAAGACACGAGACCTGATTGTTCGTGGTGTTCCTGAGGCCTTGAGAGGAGAGCTGTGGATGCTTTTTTCAG GAGCTGTGAACGACATGGCCACTCATCCTGGCTATTACACTGATCTGGTTGAACAGTCTCTGGGCACGAGCACTTTGGCGACAGATGAGATCGAGAGAGACTTACACCGCTCTCTGCCAGAGCACCCTGCCTTTCAGAGTGACACAGGAATCTCAGCTCTACGCAGAGTCCTCACTGCCTATGCATACAGGAACCCTAAAATTGGCTATTGCCAG GCCATGAACATTCTCACGTCAGTTCTGCTGCTCTACGCGAAAGAAGAGGAGGCTTTCTGGCTCTTAGTGGCTGTCTGTGAGAGGATGCTGCCGGATTACTTTAACCGCCGAATTATTG GTGCTTTGGTTGACCAGGCAGTGTTCGAGGACCTGATTCGAGAAAACCTCCCCCAGCTGGTGGAGCACATGACAGACCTGAGTTTCTTCTCGTCCGTGTCCTTGTCCTGGTTCCTCACTCTCTTCATCAGTGTCCTGCCCATAGAGAGCGCTGTGAACGTGGTGGACTGTTTTTTCTACGACGGCATAAAAGCCATTCTGCAGCTCGGCCTGGCAGTGCTGGACTACAACATGGAGGCTCTGATCAGTTGCCACGACGATGCAGAGGCCGTCACCATCCTCAACAA ATTCTTTGACAGTGTGACAAACAAAGACAGCCCGTTGCCTCCAACAGTGCAGCAAGCTTCAATGAGCAATAACGATAAAGCATCCCACTTTAACGTGGATATCAGTGAACTGATCAAAGAGGCCTACGAG AAATATGGAAATATCCGTTCAGAGGAAGTCGAGAGTTCACGGAAAAGAAACAAACTGCATGTGATCCAGACACTGGAGGATACAACCAAACAAAATGTG ATCCGGGTGGTGACCCAAGAAGTCAGATTCAGTGCCTCACATCTTGACAGGCTTTATAACTTGTTCAAA AGGCAGCATTTCCTCTGCTGCTACTGGACAATGAAGAGTCCAGCTCTGCTCCATCATGACCCCAGCCTGGCCTATTTGGAGCAGTACCAGTTGGGTTTCCAACAGTTCAGCATGCTCTTCTCCCTGCTGGAGCCCTGGGCTTTCTGCAACCCCAAGAGCACCCTCTCCCTCTGGATCTTCCGCCTGATAGATGAGAACCAGGACGGCCTCGTCAACTTTAAAGAGTTCTGCTGTGCCCTTG ATACTTTGTACAGTGGATCGTTCACAAATAAGCTGAAATTCCTCTTCAAGCTGCACCTGCCACCAG CATTTGATCTACCAGAAGATGGTGTGATAAGGAAAAGCCCTGAAAGAG GTAGAGGAAAAGTGGACCTGCAGGCCTACCTGAAACAATGGCAAAACGAAATACTTAAGAAAGAGGAAACCATCAAGGACCTACCCCGAATTAATCAG ACTCAGTTCATCCAGTTCTCCAAGACCCTGTACAACATTTTTCATGGCGATCCAGAGGAGGAGTCCCTGTACCAAGCCGTGGCCCACGTAACCAGCCTTCTCCTGAGGATGGAAGAGGTGGGACGGAGGCTGCATGAGTCGAGCAGCCCGCCCGAGTCCACAAAACCTGCCAACACTGCTGCTGCGGAGTCTTCAACCCAAGAAGCTTCTACTACCCCAGAGAACTCCGACACCTCCAGCTCCTTCAACAGTCAGGATGCAGGGCCCGACCTCACAGAGCTGGATTGGTCGTTTTCGTTTGAGCAGGTCTTGGCTTCTCTGCTCAACGAGCCGACCATAGTCCGCTTCTTTGAAAGACCTGTCGACATTCAGACTAAACTGGGACAAGCTAGGGTTGCCCAGCTGAAGCTAAAGGCAAATAAGTGA